The following are encoded in a window of Sutcliffiella horikoshii genomic DNA:
- the corA gene encoding magnesium/cobalt transporter CorA, with the protein MIRIAGMTRDHQITKNININNLDRNAYKWIWVDFNQPTEEEIKHLDSTFHFHPLAIEDCIHRLQRPKLDHYEDHTFFVTHSIQQREDELHKEEVNFFLGENFIVSFHHAPSKEVDTVWKSLDKPPKDVENWDEYYVFYEILDDIVDDYFPLLYKLEDQLDKIEENTQDKSMNQLMDELFDTRYSLLDLRHTINPMRDLLYRMLNTHRLDGVMKRKEYFADIYDHLLKLSDLVTSNRELTADIRDNYLSLNSHQANNVMKVLTIITSIFAPLTFIAGIYGMNFQYMPELTWRYGYFVALGVMAVMGVSLFIWFKWKGWFK; encoded by the coding sequence ATGATAAGAATAGCCGGAATGACAAGGGATCATCAAATCACCAAAAACATTAACATCAATAACCTCGATAGAAACGCCTATAAATGGATTTGGGTTGACTTCAATCAACCGACGGAAGAGGAAATAAAACATTTAGACAGCACTTTTCACTTCCATCCATTGGCGATAGAGGATTGTATACATAGACTACAGCGGCCGAAGCTTGATCATTATGAGGATCATACGTTTTTCGTGACGCACAGTATTCAACAAAGGGAAGATGAGCTTCATAAAGAGGAAGTGAATTTCTTTTTAGGGGAGAATTTTATTGTGAGTTTTCACCATGCACCTTCTAAAGAGGTGGATACGGTGTGGAAGAGCCTGGACAAGCCACCAAAAGACGTGGAAAACTGGGATGAGTATTATGTGTTTTATGAAATCCTAGACGACATTGTGGATGATTATTTTCCGTTGCTATATAAGCTGGAGGATCAGTTGGACAAGATTGAGGAAAACACGCAAGATAAATCGATGAATCAGTTGATGGACGAGCTGTTCGATACGAGGTATTCCTTATTGGATCTAAGACATACGATCAACCCGATGCGGGATCTGCTGTACCGCATGCTAAATACGCATCGTCTGGATGGGGTGATGAAAAGAAAAGAGTACTTCGCGGATATTTATGACCATCTGCTGAAGCTTTCTGACCTAGTTACCTCCAACCGAGAATTGACGGCGGACATTCGGGATAATTACCTTTCCTTGAACTCCCATCAAGCCAACAATGTGATGAAGGTCCTGACCATTATCACCTCCATCTTCGCGCCGTTGACTTTTATCGCGGGGATTTACGGGATGAACTTTCAATATATGCCGGAGTTGACTTGGAGATACGGATACTTTGTTGCGCTTGGAGTCATGGCCGTCATGGGGGTTAGCTTGTTTATTTGGTTTAAGTGGAAGGGATGGTTTAAGTAA
- a CDS encoding STAS domain-containing protein, translated as MEVTKSLGDGSLIGVPIYYKDGENYGTLCGMDLRPFHFTENHKDLFKAMAKLLGNVLDLQKKNLQVQMLSVPLVPIFDDMAVLPLIGEVDSERTSRVIEHTLTEAAKGELEHIIIDLSGLARIDSRSVENLMLISNSLKLVGVRITYTGIRPDLAKKVNLLQYTFKDNTFKSTLKQAIQSIRKGS; from the coding sequence ATGGAAGTTACCAAAAGTCTTGGGGACGGATCGCTTATCGGTGTTCCCATTTACTATAAGGATGGGGAGAATTACGGTACCTTGTGCGGAATGGATTTGCGTCCCTTCCATTTTACAGAGAATCACAAGGATTTGTTTAAAGCAATGGCCAAGTTGCTTGGAAACGTACTGGATTTACAAAAGAAAAACTTACAAGTTCAAATGCTCTCCGTGCCCCTAGTCCCAATATTTGATGATATGGCTGTCCTTCCGCTTATCGGCGAGGTTGATTCTGAACGTACATCTAGGGTCATCGAACACACTTTGACTGAAGCGGCCAAAGGAGAATTAGAGCACATCATCATCGATTTATCCGGCCTCGCTCGCATCGATTCGAGAAGCGTCGAAAATTTAATGCTTATCTCCAATTCTCTTAAACTGGTTGGAGTCCGCATTACCTATACCGGGATTCGACCAGACCTTGCAAAAAAAGTAAACCTATTACAATATACCTTCAAAGACAATACGTTTAAATCGACACTTAAACAAGCTATCCAGTCGATTAGAAAAGGCTCTTAA
- a CDS encoding ArsR/SmtB family transcription factor has translation MVNYNDKNLDDIFYVLSDPTRRAIIQELSKGEKTTKKLAEPFDMSLPAISKHMKVLETAGLVSYNKVGRYKYYSLQSKAIEDASNWLSDLKSFWEAQFTSLEKFLLNEKGESKE, from the coding sequence ATGGTTAACTATAATGATAAAAATCTAGATGATATTTTTTACGTACTATCAGATCCAACTAGGAGAGCAATCATACAAGAATTATCAAAAGGAGAAAAAACGACGAAAAAGTTGGCTGAACCATTTGATATGTCCTTACCCGCCATTTCAAAGCACATGAAGGTTCTAGAAACTGCTGGTCTCGTCTCCTACAACAAGGTTGGAAGATATAAGTATTATTCTCTTCAATCAAAAGCAATTGAAGATGCTTCTAATTGGTTAAGTGACCTAAAGTCATTCTGGGAAGCGCAATTTACAAGTTTAGAAAAATTTTTATTAAACGAAAAAGGAGAGAGTAAAGAATGA
- a CDS encoding sugar ABC transporter substrate-binding protein → MKNKLAILSSILVLMFLVACGPDRAQNSNSDTSEAGVPEELLVWTPTDQAPAVEEIVKGFTDETGIAVKVLPFAMDKQEEALSLDGPAGKGPDLFFQPGIGSLAVKGLVRPMEVDQAILDTYSEGSVEALSFEGEVYGLPAVVESLALYYNKDLVPEAPETIADLEEIAESLTDMPNNKFGFLYPAIDFYFSFPFMAGYGAEIFGQENDVYDTSDIGIASEGAQQGGQLIQSWFEKGYLPQGITMDVVGGLFTQGDVGAIINGPWALKELQEQLGDKLGTAPLPKLENGEHPITFLGTKGWMLSEFTEYPKEATELAIYLTNEESLNYYFAETGEMPAKSSILSSEEFQNDPLLTGFATQLEHAKPFPPVPALSAVWDPMANALTFISEGDDVNETLEDAKEAISQEIEMNYE, encoded by the coding sequence ATGAAAAATAAATTGGCTATTCTATCTTCAATTTTAGTATTGATGTTCTTAGTTGCTTGTGGTCCAGACAGAGCACAGAATAGTAATTCAGATACAAGTGAAGCAGGTGTTCCAGAGGAATTATTAGTTTGGACACCAACAGATCAAGCTCCAGCGGTTGAAGAAATTGTAAAAGGATTTACTGATGAAACAGGTATTGCCGTAAAAGTCCTTCCATTTGCGATGGATAAACAAGAAGAAGCATTGTCACTTGACGGTCCGGCTGGAAAAGGTCCTGACTTGTTCTTCCAACCGGGTATCGGAAGCTTGGCAGTGAAAGGGTTAGTTCGACCAATGGAAGTGGATCAAGCAATTCTTGATACTTATTCAGAAGGTTCAGTAGAAGCTTTAAGTTTTGAGGGAGAAGTTTATGGACTTCCTGCTGTCGTAGAATCCCTTGCACTTTACTATAATAAAGATCTTGTTCCAGAAGCACCAGAGACAATCGCAGATTTAGAAGAAATCGCGGAATCATTAACCGATATGCCTAACAATAAGTTTGGTTTCTTATATCCTGCAATAGATTTTTATTTCTCTTTTCCATTTATGGCGGGGTATGGAGCAGAGATTTTTGGTCAAGAAAACGATGTCTATGATACGAGCGATATAGGTATCGCAAGCGAAGGAGCTCAACAAGGTGGACAATTAATTCAAAGTTGGTTTGAAAAAGGCTACCTTCCACAAGGAATAACAATGGATGTAGTAGGTGGTTTATTTACTCAAGGGGATGTAGGTGCCATCATTAATGGTCCTTGGGCACTTAAAGAGTTACAAGAGCAACTAGGGGATAAATTAGGAACAGCTCCACTACCAAAGCTTGAGAATGGTGAACATCCTATCACGTTTTTAGGAACAAAAGGCTGGATGCTTTCTGAATTCACGGAATACCCAAAAGAGGCAACAGAATTAGCAATTTATTTAACGAATGAAGAATCATTGAACTATTACTTTGCTGAAACAGGAGAAATGCCAGCAAAATCCTCCATCCTTAGCAGCGAGGAATTTCAAAATGATCCTTTATTAACTGGTTTTGCAACACAACTTGAGCATGCAAAGCCTTTCCCTCCAGTACCTGCACTTTCAGCAGTTTGGGATCCAATGGCTAATGCATTGACATTTATTTCAGAGGGCGATGATGTCAATGAAACATTAGAAGATGCCAAAGAAGCAATTAGTCAAGAAATAGAAATGAATTACGAGTAA
- a CDS encoding DUF1540 domain-containing protein yields MAQDVLCEVSSCVHNINAQNKCGAAQIYVVNNKERNASNSEETDCKTFEPAGH; encoded by the coding sequence ATGGCACAGGATGTATTATGTGAAGTAAGCAGTTGCGTTCACAACATTAATGCCCAAAACAAATGTGGCGCTGCTCAAATTTATGTAGTAAACAACAAAGAACGTAACGCTTCAAACAGCGAAGAAACAGATTGCAAAACATTTGAACCAGCCGGCCACTAA
- the guaC gene encoding GMP reductase encodes MENVFDYEDIQLVPNKCVVNSRSECDTTVTLGGRQFKLPVVPANMQTIIDEKIALYLAENNYFYIMHRFEPQKRHAFIENMHAKGLYASISVGVKEEEYSFVEELAAANLTPEYITIDIAHGHSNAVINMIQHIKKHLPESFVIAGNVGTPEAVRELEHAGADATKVGIGPGKVCITKIKTGFGTGGWQLAALRLCAKAASKPIIADGGIRTHGDIAKSVRFGATMVMIGSLFAGHEESPGETSEVNGKLVKEYFGSASEFQKGEKKNVEGKKMFVEHKGALQDTLTEMEQDLQSSISYAGGTTLDSIRHVDYVIVKNSIFNGDKVY; translated from the coding sequence ATGGAAAATGTATTTGATTATGAAGATATTCAGTTAGTCCCAAATAAATGTGTGGTTAACAGCCGTTCTGAATGTGATACAACGGTAACACTTGGTGGCCGTCAATTTAAACTTCCTGTAGTGCCAGCCAATATGCAAACAATCATTGATGAAAAGATTGCCCTTTATCTTGCTGAAAATAACTACTTTTACATCATGCACCGCTTTGAGCCACAAAAGCGTCATGCATTCATAGAGAACATGCATGCAAAAGGTCTTTACGCTTCCATCAGTGTTGGGGTGAAAGAAGAAGAATATTCCTTCGTTGAAGAGCTTGCAGCAGCAAATCTTACTCCTGAATACATCACGATCGACATTGCCCATGGGCATTCCAATGCTGTTATCAACATGATTCAGCATATCAAAAAACACTTGCCAGAGAGCTTCGTCATTGCAGGAAACGTTGGTACACCTGAAGCTGTTCGTGAACTGGAGCATGCCGGTGCAGATGCAACAAAAGTGGGAATCGGCCCTGGTAAAGTATGTATCACAAAAATAAAAACAGGATTTGGAACTGGTGGCTGGCAGTTGGCTGCACTTCGTTTATGTGCAAAGGCAGCAAGCAAACCAATCATCGCTGATGGCGGAATCCGTACACACGGAGATATCGCGAAATCCGTACGTTTCGGTGCAACGATGGTCATGATCGGCTCCCTTTTTGCCGGCCATGAAGAATCACCAGGAGAAACGAGCGAAGTAAACGGAAAGCTAGTGAAAGAGTACTTCGGATCCGCTTCCGAATTCCAAAAAGGCGAAAAGAAAAACGTAGAAGGCAAAAAAATGTTCGTTGAGCATAAAGGTGCCTTACAAGATACATTAACGGAAATGGAACAAGACCTTCAATCATCCATTTCTTACGCTGGAGGAACGACTTTAGACTCCATCCGTCACGTAGATTATGTGATCGTGAAAAACTCCATTTTTAATGGGGATAAGGTTTACTAA
- a CDS encoding excalibur calcium-binding domain-containing protein, translating to MKKYLVGLSSLFLIFSLVACSSETSNTSQAEDKIEEKSTEDKAEAEAAAKAEAEAEAAAKAEAEAAAKAEAEAEAAAKAEAEAAAKAEAEAAAKAEAEAAAKAEAEAAAKAAEEAAAKAAEEAAAKAAAEAEAKAAAEAEAKAAAEAEAKAAEEAEAKAKAEAPSNEVVEVFANCTELRTKYPNGVASDHPAYQKKMDRDKDNFACER from the coding sequence TTGAAAAAGTATTTAGTAGGCTTATCATCCTTATTTTTGATTTTTAGTTTAGTTGCTTGTTCATCTGAAACTTCAAATACCTCACAAGCAGAGGATAAGATTGAGGAAAAGAGTACTGAGGACAAAGCAGAGGCGGAAGCGGCAGCTAAAGCAGAGGCAGAGGCAGAAGCAGCAGCTAAAGCAGAGGCAGAAGCGGCAGCTAAAGCAGAGGCAGAGGCAGAAGCAGCAGCTAAAGCAGAGGCAGAAGCGGCAGCTAAAGCAGAGGCAGAAGCGGCAGCTAAAGCAGAGGCGGAAGCAGCAGCTAAAGCAGAGGCAGAAGCAGCAGCCAAGGCGGCAGAAGAAGCAGCAGCCAAGGCGGCAGAAGAAGCAGCAGCCAAGGCGGCAGCAGAAGCAGAGGCCAAGGCGGCAGCAGAAGCAGAGGCCAAGGCGGCAGCAGAAGCAGAGGCCAAAGCGGCAGAAGAAGCAGAAGCCAAGGCAAAGGCAGAAGCACCTTCAAATGAAGTGGTAGAGGTCTTTGCAAATTGTACTGAACTAAGAACGAAATATCCAAATGGCGTAGCTTCTGATCATCCAGCCTATCAAAAAAAGATGGATAGAGATAAAGATAATTTTGCATGTGAAAGATAG
- a CDS encoding LacI family DNA-binding transcriptional regulator produces MKKTTIKDVAKYAEVSPATVSYVLNGVKKVSDDTKRRVLEAVEVLNYYPDFTAISLSKKKSNLIGIMLPLVEDSPASVFKNNLYYNEFVSGVESVARNRKFDTMIAGVGNPEECRNWVKKRNLDGLIFLGMFSQHLYNELKALNIPTVLIDTYEEYTNLFDNVKVNDEHGGYLATKHLIDLGHKDIGFVATSLISSPVDTKRFEGYKKALQEAGLGLDKKLIFETKDITFDNGLKIGKKIVNYNRKLTGIVTVSDVLAIGIIKALQKQGKQVPGDYSIVGFDDLTISNYTTPSLTTVRQDIIEKGKTAGNLLLNSIESIDTEHQTVEMPVELIIRESTQQRN; encoded by the coding sequence ATGAAAAAAACAACGATCAAAGATGTAGCTAAATATGCGGAAGTATCGCCTGCAACCGTATCCTATGTATTAAACGGTGTAAAAAAAGTATCGGATGATACAAAGCGGCGAGTACTTGAAGCGGTTGAAGTTTTAAATTACTACCCTGATTTTACCGCCATTAGCTTGTCAAAGAAGAAATCCAATCTGATTGGAATAATGCTCCCGTTAGTGGAAGATTCACCGGCTTCGGTGTTTAAAAACAACTTATATTACAATGAGTTTGTAAGCGGAGTGGAGTCAGTCGCTCGAAACCGTAAGTTTGATACGATGATCGCAGGTGTTGGAAATCCTGAAGAATGTAGAAATTGGGTAAAGAAAAGAAATTTAGATGGATTGATATTCTTGGGGATGTTTTCCCAACACTTATACAATGAGTTGAAAGCGCTTAACATCCCAACTGTCCTTATTGATACTTATGAGGAATACACAAATCTATTTGATAATGTGAAAGTAAATGATGAACATGGTGGATATTTAGCTACTAAACATTTAATTGATTTGGGTCACAAAGACATTGGATTTGTCGCTACGAGTCTTATATCAAGCCCTGTCGACACAAAGCGTTTTGAGGGATATAAAAAAGCATTACAAGAAGCTGGTCTGGGCTTAGATAAGAAGTTAATTTTTGAAACGAAAGATATTACATTTGATAATGGATTAAAGATTGGGAAGAAGATTGTAAATTATAATCGAAAATTAACAGGAATTGTAACGGTGTCCGATGTGTTGGCTATCGGAATTATTAAAGCTCTACAAAAACAAGGTAAACAAGTTCCTGGTGATTATTCGATTGTCGGTTTTGATGATTTAACTATCAGTAACTATACAACGCCTAGTTTAACGACAGTCCGGCAAGACATTATTGAAAAAGGAAAAACAGCCGGAAACCTACTCTTAAATTCTATTGAATCAATAGATACCGAACATCAAACGGTTGAAATGCCAGTAGAACTTATCATTAGAGAATCGACCCAGCAACGTAACTAA